From the genome of Hippoglossus stenolepis isolate QCI-W04-F060 chromosome 13, HSTE1.2, whole genome shotgun sequence:
GTCAGAGAGCGCCCCGATTGCCTCTGACAGAGCAGATCACTGATGGCAGGAAACCACAGGGGGCGATAGTTATGTTAGCATAGCACAAAGCACCACCAAACTTCATCAGATTAGCCTTGCTGGGTAATTAAAGACTTAGGGTAAACACAggttttgtcttcttttttattttaaattaaaagagggagaaggactGGGACGAAATGCTTCactttgatttattgatgaaaattGCAATGTGACGTCTGGCAAACAACATATAAATAACTTAAAGGCCATCTGAAATGCATTCCCATGAAATTTTTAGTGCCGCTGTAATATAAGCCACTACCTGTCATGAATCCCAAATAACCTTGGCTCCATCCTCTTAGTTCAGCCCAGTGTGCCTCATTCCTTATTACTGGCCTGACAAGGAAATGTTTACCCATCCGACAAGAGACAAGCCATTTCATAGTCGGAAAAAGCAATTTCACCTGACTGGAGTGGCACACTATGTCCCCCATATCCTTGCTGGCTAtaattttgttgtcattttgtgtGCTGTGATCATATCATTGAAGTGACAGTGCTGGGCATTAGGTAAAGTCCCTGAGCTGGTGCTCACTTTCAGgctttttctctccttgtcATTCACATTGATTAGATTAGACCCAGGTGGCAAGCAGATTCCTATGGCACAACAAAAAAATGGTGATACAATGCTtggaagaaaatattttatttgctgaATTGAACATTATTAACCTCTTTTTGTTTAtatatgaaattacattttattgtatttttttttacagatttatgGTGGATATTACTTATACTAATAGTGATCTAATGGAGAAGAAATACTTTGTTATCTGGCCTAAAAtccattttttatattaataccTGCACTGACAAATTGACATATATGCACCTCTaaagattttaattaaaaaagtataATTATTTGGGAGTAGACATAGGATTAATAGTGTTCACAGGGAGCCAGTGCATTAAGCTCAGCTGGCTGATGGGGTGTTTGTGCACAAGGCAGAGGACAGGGATCTTAACCTGCATTATACTACCACCACAGGGGACAGAGCTGGTCATGGGCATAACAAATCAGCCCCCTCCTCGGTCGGTTATGCCCATTATAGCTGACTGAGCCAATGGAAAGTAAGGACACAAGTGTAATACACAGGCACCGATGCACCAAGAGGACACACTGAGTTAATGCTCGGGTGATTCAACAATTGGTTTGTTCAGGGtgggggagaagaaaaaaaaaaagctcaagcCCATTTTGCTTATTAAAGATCAGTGTTGGAAGTGAACCATAATCCTGTaatgaggagagcagagagtgaCCTCTTTTGCTTGGGCTCAGACAAGCCTGTGCTTGTATGTTTCACAGGAATAGATTGCCGGGCCCTATAGCCCCACTGTAATGACCCCTCTTGTTAGCTGCAGAGAACCATGGCTGTTCATTAGACACATACAGGCTGCATGGTGCGGATGTAGCCACCGGTGAAATAGGCCTGGAGTCAGTTTTTGTATTAACCTGGTGTGGTTCAGATTGTTCAATGCAATAGGAAACATTACTCTGGGAAGTGGCAATGATCCCTTTTTGATACAGTTGTGATGCTGTACCAGACTCCTTTATATTgagatcataataataataataccaacTTTAtttaggataagataagatcaacTTTATTGATCACACGCTGgagaaattcagttgttacagcagcagatagaaGAGAGAACACGTGGtagtataaaatataattaaacagAGTAATAGaatagagaaacaaaaaaaaaaggaaatagaaaTGAAGAATATGTCCATAATATACACCTTACACTACATTTAATTTGAGTAAAGTGATGAAAATGATTACTATGTAAtctatacatacacatacatatatatctaGACATAGATTGTTACAAGTATATACGCAGGTATGGTATACAACATGAATATAAAGTTAGAATTTCACTGTAGTATACAAAATAGCAGTAtactatatatagtataaatacataaagatgtatatatactgtatatatataaaacatagtcTAAAAAACGGAGAAAGCAAATAACTAGAAATATAGATTAGACATTATTATAGGATGTTCTGAAGAGGTGGGTTTTAAAGTACTGGTTTGAAGGTGGACAATTTGCAGTTTCTGATTTGTTTAGGGTTTCTAGGATGAGTGGATTATGTTGCTCCAGGTCCAGTGCTTGGTCCTGAGTGGTGGTGTAAGGTAGTTTCTACTTTTCTGCCCTCATTTATATAAATGACAATAATGGATAAGCACATTATAATATGATGAAACTCAATAAATTGCCATAAACTGcagttttaaagaaacacaacacgTTTTTCATAGTGTTGGATTAGGAAAGGCGTGAGCAAAAATTAACTCTCTGGCTGCAGcttgtccctctgtccctctgcacTGACTCACTTTAACATGCAGCCATTCTGATACTTTTACAACTACTTTCAAattccatcatcatcatcatcaagttaggtttttattttgaacatgtttaaaataaagataaaaaatatcaatatgcAAAAATAGACCAATCAAGTcaaaaccaatcaatcaatcaatcatcctcatcatcatcataatcatcattgTTAGGTTAGGTGTATATTTTGAacttgtttaaataaatatgaaatattaacatATGCAAGTAAGAAAAagactcatcatcatcatcattcatcatcatcatcatcatcataatcaacatcatcatcatcatcatcatcatcatcatcatcatcatcatcatcatcatccttccCTTAAATtatggaaacatttttttattaggTTTAATTCTTATATAGTCATTTGAACTCACTAACCATACAATTATACCTCTGCTGACatatatttgttcattttataattattatactTTGAATATGTACGttgcaaaaatacatttcttgCAAAATCTCACCATAACGAGTCAGAACTAATTCGAAAACGAGTTTTAATATGTTAACTTGATTTATTTCtccataaaaacaataaatggatctaaattgtattaaaaataactaaaacccAACAGTCCCAGACATATATTTTCCTAAATGGCTTTTCCTTGACTTCCTGGGAGCCGTGTTTGCCGCAGCAGCCCAGTTATCAGTGCACCGGTTCATAACTTTAGCGCATGAAATATTTACCAGCACTGGGACTCATAAACACATCTTCAGTGGGACGCCATGATTTCACGCTatatcacaaacattttaagGCATCAGATGCACTGCCTGTCATGGCCTGTCATTTTTGGTGTGTTAATAATATATCTTGGCTTCTTGGGCAGACATACTTTGGCACTCATAGCACATGAATAGGTAAATATGGCAGAAAAATAGGTAAATAACACAACTGACAGtggaaaattgtgtttttatgcattcgatttttttttttctattttgtgttattttatccttgtatttattttaacaggGGGAAAAGTCGGAATCCATATGTTGTAATCAAATATAGGCCCATGTCACACTGTAAACAAATCACTTTGCTCACAGCGCTTCGCATAATGTTCTAATTAAGAGCTGCCTAATTAAATTACAGCCTTGAGTTAACCAATGGCAGAACTTGTTTCATTAGCAAAGCGcggagagtgatggagagaaaatCCTCCCTGATTGCAGGATGGTGTCAATTGGCTAATTTGCTGCCGTCGGTTCCTCAAGCCGTAGCAAGGCGTTTTAAATAGTGTTGGATTAGGAAAGGCGTGCGCAAAAAGCCCGTGATATAGGTTGAGCTAATAGTGGCTTCCTATCGAGCTATGCAGGTTGAGAATTGCATCTCGCCTGCGAGTGATCTCTCCAAGAAATTTATGAATGTGGGCAGTGGCTTTTCGAGCGCCGATGGATCAGAGCTCTCGCTGCAGGACCATCCTATTATATCTGCAAGTGACAACCTGGAGAGAAGTTCACCTCTGAAAAAAAACTCTAGGGAGATGACGAATCAGTCAGAGGCAGACAATTTCCCCGACTCCAAGGACGCATCAGGGGACGTCCAGAGGGGCAAACTCTCTCCTGATCTTCACGGAGTCTCTGACATCCGTCATAATTTCGATGGATCTGCAGGAGAAAGGTGCATCTTTTCTCCATCCGCACAACCTCAGCCAGTCTCAGCAGCTCCCACTGCCATGTTCCCTTACGCGAGCCAGCATGGACCAGCGCACCCGGCTTTTTCTATTGGAAGTCCCAGCCGCTACATGGCCCATCACCCGGTCATAACCAATGGAGCTTACAACAGCCTTCTGACCAACACTTCTCCACAAGGCTACGCGGCGGCGGGCTACCCTTACGCACAGCAGTATGGACACGCGTACCAAGGAGGCGCTTTTTACCAGTTCTCCTCGGCGCAAGCGGGACTGGTGCCGGGGAAAGCGCAGGTGTATCTGTGCAACAGGGCCCTGTGGCTGAAGTTCCACAGGCACCAGACAGAGATGATCATCACAAAGCAAGGACGGTGAGTGCGCGCACAGACGCTCATCTGGCACATTCCTGCAGAAATAGTCAATTTGGGGGCTTCATCACTGCGATGACTTTGTTTCCACGGTTTAAATGTATCTCTAATTCCAAATTTCTTCAGATAGAAAATAACGGATTTGGCACGAGACCAATGCTAACGGGGAATTTGCTTTTGGTGCCTTTTCCtcctaaatgtgtttttcccttATTTCCCACAGACGAATGTTCCCATTTTTAAGCTTCAACATCTCTGGCCTCGACCCAACTGCTCACTATAATATATTTGTGGATGTAATACTTGCTGATCCAAATCACTGGCGATTTCAAGGAGGAAAGTGGGTTCCATGTGGAAAAGCAGACACAAATGTAATAGGTATTACAATCTTTTAATTATCACATTTACCGcacaatcaaaaataaattagttggattttaaacagatttaagtGGTTACGTCAATATTAATAGATGCTGTATATTCATAACTTTTCTGCTCTTTGTGTTACATTTACAGGAAATAGAGTTTACATGCACCCGGATTCACCGAATACCGGTGCGCACTGGATGCGTCAGGAAATATCATTTGGGAAGCTAAAGCTTACAAACAATAAAGGTGCCTCAAATAACACGGGACAGGTAATGCAACACTTTATGTAATATtccaatgattttttttataataaactgaacattataGTAGcctggttattattatttagtttgttttaatttcctaTGAATTCATTAATGCACCACTCGCAACGTTACTATAAGAGCGTTATTATAATGGTGATCAAATGGAGCTGGATGTGTTCATTGTGGTGTTTCACTCGTCCATCCGAAGTCTGACAGAGTTTCTTTCCTCTGAATCTCCAGATGGTGGTTCTCCAGTCTCTCCACAAGTACCAGCCCCGGCTCCATGTGGTGGAAGTGAACGAGGATGGGACAGAGGACACCAGCCAACCGGGACGAGTCCAGACTTTCACCTTCACAGAGACGCAGTTCATCGCCGTCACAGCTTACCAGAATACCGATGTACGGGCACGAAGTATCTGCAAAAATATTCCACCCAGACACGACGTCCACATCATTGATCTGTGACAATAtcaaccagagagagagactgcatTCTGAATCTGTCGAATGTGattcttttacatttatattgcAAAACAATGGACAACTAAGTGGATTTGAATGGAAAtcgagaaaaaaaagaatctcaAATTCTAACAagggacacacatacacagacaaagtaacacaacacacacaataaattaaaacatgtattCTTCTTCTAATTGATGCATTCTTTTAACCCACAGATTACGCAACTGAAAATTGACCACAATCCGTTTGCTAAAGGATTTCGGGACAACTATGACACGTAAGattgcttttttcattttgtcacaCACTGCTGTAATTTCATTGAATACAATTTCTATTTTACAATAAGGAAATTTCCTATTAATTATGTCAATTTGTTGTATCAAATGCACTTCCAGTTATTCCGCCGAATATTTTGAGACTCGTTTTCCAAAATTGCAGGAGGCTCTTGAAATTGATTTGATATTGACTGCAGCTAAAAGAGGGGATTCTAGTTTAATTGAGGGGAATGTCATGTATTTGGTaaagaagaaataatgaaatattctttaaatattAGTGCTGTTGTGGCACGTTGCTTCATGTGAGTTCGGCCTGTTTTGCCCcctgaattattttatttatgcgCAGTACAAAGTTGCATGTActgcttttttctctttaaggCATTTCAGATATTTTGAAATCTCGAAATGATCTCCCATTCTAAACAAGGCCTTTTCCTCTTATGCCTAATTGGAGAACATGTGAACTGTGGTGACATTATTCTACATCTCTTTGATTTTAGATGCGTAACCGGCCCATTACGCACAGCTTCGTGTCTGaattgtttctctgtttttctttcttccccatCTTTTCAGTGTCTACACAGGCTGCGACATTGACCGCCTAACTCCATCACCGGGTGACTCTCCGCGTTCACAGATCGTGCCGGGTGCTAGATATGCCATGTCTAGCTCTTTCCTGCAGGACCAATTTGTCAGCACTTATGCCAAATCTCGCTTTCACCCTGGCGTGGGGACTGGTCCTGGCACGGAGCGCAGCGTCCCACTCGGCAACAGCTTGCTATCCCCGCAGCAAAGCGAGGATCCCACTGTTGCCTCCCACCCGCAGCGATGGTTTGTCACCCCTGCCAACAACCGACTGGACTTTGCCGCCTCGGCATACGACGCCGCCGATTTCGCCGGTAACGCGGCCACCTTGCTGTCCTACGCGGCGGCCGGAGTGAAGGCTCTCCCGCTGCCGACCGCGGGCTGCTCCAACCGGCCTCTTGGCTATTACGCAGACCCGTCGGGCTGGGGAGGACGCACGCCGCCGCAGTACTGTGGCGTGAACAGCAAGCCCGGCTCGGTGTTCTCCTGCTGGCCCGCCAACTCCCTCGGCGGCAGGGCGGGCGCCAACTACCTGGCCGAGGAGGGGGACTCCATCCCGACGGAGAGGTCGACCATCGGCGGCCCGGAGGAGGCCAAACCCAAAGACATGACGTCCGAGTCGAGCTGGATAGAGACGCCGTCCTCCATTAAGTCCATCGACTCGAGTGACTCTGGGATCTTTGAACAGGCCAAGAGGAGGAGAATCTCCCCGTCTGCCACCCCGGTGTCAGAGACTGTGTCCCCGCTAAAGTCTGAGCTGCTGGCACCGAGGGAGTGTGAGAAGAACTGCACAAAGGACATTGGTTATTACAGTTTCTATCCTCacagttaaaacaaaagaaaaacatctatctacctatctatctttctaaccatctatctatctatctatctatctatctatctatctatctatctatctatctatctatctatctatctatctatctatctatctatctatctatctatctatctatctatctatcatcaaCAGGTTAATTGACAATAATAATCGTGATAAAAAACAAGATAAGGACTGCCACCTCCTCAGTTAATGGCCAAAGTGTAAATTCTTCTACCGCAGACTGTTCAGTCCTGGCTCTACTTTCTTTCCACActgtaattaaataaatcaaatgtaaatattgataCTGGACATTTTGGTGATATAGTGATTGAATGTACACAAAAATAGATTCATAAAGtagtgtttgaaaaaaaaaaactcttctgTTAAGTAGCCTCAACtgtcagaagagaaaaaagttaTTGGTAATGTGTACATGACATGTTCTTGTGTAGCATAAACTGGCATAATAATCCctgtcagtaaaaaaaacaatgtattttgTACTTTATCTAAGCTCGTAGGAAACCAAACGTTTATGATCACTGCTACATCCATGATACACGTTGTTAAAGAAGTTATAAATGTTGGTATAATGTAGACTAACGTAGGgtcttatttattcattcattcttttcagAATGGTTATTTTTCATATATGCTGTTGTGAATTTTTTCTGTATCTACTGTAACGTGACTTAAACATAATAAACGTTGTTATCATCAgtacataatgttttatttgatatcaAACCCAAGGCTGCGTTTATTTAAAATTTCTTCAGACGAAGAGTtgatatttgtctgtttttctttaaatgcgCCACGTGGAGCCGTTTTTTCCCCAGAAATATCAAGACGCCATCAAGGTGCCAAACGATGCGAGGATTACAAATGAAGGTGAGTGAAATGGGAGACATCTTACTCTCAATATTATCACTGAGAAATGATCCGAGTCACATGACGCTGGAGAGAAACACTCTTTTCCTCCATCACTgttccctccacacacacatgaggcTCCTATGTCCAAATTGGACACCATGCGTAAGAATGTGCCAGACTCTTTTACCTCAGTGTGTGACTTTAATATCAGTGATAATTCAAAACGATTCAAATTATCCaagttgttaaaaataaaaaagaaggagTCACCTGACTGAATGGATGTGCCAGTATCGTTCTGACTCAAATACTTTTCGCAGCAACAATTTGGAATGACTTTGGCCTTTCCATAGATTGtcaatattgtatttatatattattacattttttaatttcgTCATATTatacacactgaaaaaaacGTTTGTTTCTGTTGGCCAAAGTTACTCATTAATAGAAAATGAGTGAACTTGCGTAAAGGTCGAGAAAAGACCCACAGCCACAAAtgattttataaaatatgaCTTAAAAGTTAGAATTCTTATAAATTATAGGCTAATTGGTTGTATGGATCACCTCATTGCCGATTGAATGATATACAGCCCATATGCCTTTATAATTGCATGAtttgaaaaatgactgaaaactgaTATCAAATTAACGAAGATAAAAT
Proteins encoded in this window:
- the tbr1b gene encoding T-box brain protein 1b, coding for MQVENCISPASDLSKKFMNVGSGFSSADGSELSLQDHPIISASDNLERSSPLKKNSREMTNQSEADNFPDSKDASGDVQRGKLSPDLHGVSDIRHNFDGSAGERCIFSPSAQPQPVSAAPTAMFPYASQHGPAHPAFSIGSPSRYMAHHPVITNGAYNSLLTNTSPQGYAAAGYPYAQQYGHAYQGGAFYQFSSAQAGLVPGKAQVYLCNRALWLKFHRHQTEMIITKQGRRMFPFLSFNISGLDPTAHYNIFVDVILADPNHWRFQGGKWVPCGKADTNVIGNRVYMHPDSPNTGAHWMRQEISFGKLKLTNNKGASNNTGQMVVLQSLHKYQPRLHVVEVNEDGTEDTSQPGRVQTFTFTETQFIAVTAYQNTDITQLKIDHNPFAKGFRDNYDTVYTGCDIDRLTPSPGDSPRSQIVPGARYAMSSSFLQDQFVSTYAKSRFHPGVGTGPGTERSVPLGNSLLSPQQSEDPTVASHPQRWFVTPANNRLDFAASAYDAADFAGNAATLLSYAAAGVKALPLPTAGCSNRPLGYYADPSGWGGRTPPQYCGVNSKPGSVFSCWPANSLGGRAGANYLAEEGDSIPTERSTIGGPEEAKPKDMTSESSWIETPSSIKSIDSSDSGIFEQAKRRRISPSATPVSETVSPLKSELLAPRECEKNCTKDIGYYSFYPHS